The Rhodopirellula halodulae genome includes the window GGATCGGTCGTCAGGCTGTAGGCCGAAGTGAGTTCACCATAAGTGATTGGCTCTTGATCCTCATCGGGCTCTTCTTCGCTCTCGTCTGTCTCCGCTTCTTTTTTGCCCGGATGGAGGATCGTTTCAGGGACTTCTTTGTCGAGAAAGTTTGTGACCGTTTCCAAGTCTTCACGGCTGACGCTGACGACTCGCAATCCTTCGTCGCGATAACGGGTTTGAAGTTCAGCAAGATGAGGCATGCTATACAGACAGGGGCCGCACCAGGTCGCCCAAAATTCCACGACGGTGACTTGACCAGGTTCGAAATCTGTCATCGGGGAAGGCTCCTCGCCCACCCAGTGTTCGATGTCCAACGAAGGAGCCACGGATCCGATTGTCATCGGTTCAGGTTCATCGGGAGGCGTCTCCGCTTGCTTTGGCTCGGGGGCTTTGGGCGTGGCCGAAGGTTGAAGAGGAGTGGCCGGCTTTGAGCTTGTTTCGTCCCCCTTGGCAATGGCGGAGGGAACCATCAAAAAACAACAAGCAAACATCCAAGCGGTCAAGAATCGATTCACCACGATTGGTCTCACAGAGTGACTGGGACAGAAGTCGGGGATGACCCACCTAGAGTATCAGATTGAAGCCCTCGGTTGAGAGTTTCCAAGGAACCAAAATGACAGAGAATTCGTTGGGGAAAAACGACTTCATCGATACCGCGATCAAGGCGGCTCAATCCGGCGGTGAAATACTGAGGCGATACTTCGAAAACGGAGTGACGATCCGCAACAAAGCCGATGGCGGTGGTAAGAGCTATGACTTGGTCAGTGATGCGGACTTGGAAAGTGAAAAGGAGGTCGCTGATACGATTCGCGACGCATTCCCGGACCACGAACTGTTGGGCGAAGAGGACCTGCAGAACGGGGATCCAAACGCCAAGCACTTGTGGGTGATCGATCCACTCGATGGCACCAACAATTTCGCTCATCACCTGCCACACTTTGCCGTGTCGGTGGCTTACTACGAATCAGGCGTGCCCATCGCGGGAGCGGTCTACAACCCCATTCGCGAGGATTGGTTCACGGCGGTTCGTGGCGAAGGGGCGTTTCATAACGGGACTCGCGTGAAGGTCAGCGAAGCT containing:
- a CDS encoding inositol monophosphatase family protein — translated: MTENSLGKNDFIDTAIKAAQSGGEILRRYFENGVTIRNKADGGGKSYDLVSDADLESEKEVADTIRDAFPDHELLGEEDLQNGDPNAKHLWVIDPLDGTNNFAHHLPHFAVSVAYYESGVPIAGAVYNPIREDWFTAVRGEGAFHNGTRVKVSEAATLNQSMIGCGFYYDRGKMMRATLAAVAECFENDIHGIRRFGTASLDLCQVGNGSFDAFFEYKLSPWDFAAGVLFIQEAGGRVTTATGEDLPLQSTTILASNGKIHDAMLDITSRHALNQ